AAATATAGAATACTCAGTGTTACCTGGAAGTCGAGCTATAACTACTCCCCATGGATCAATAATTAGAGAATCACCATAACTTTCTCTCTTCTCACCGTGTCTTCCAGCTTGAGCCGCAGCAACAACCTATAAAAGAGGTACCAAAGACAATCAAATGTAGGTAGTCCCTACCAATGTGAACTTTGGATGCTAAAACCATAGATAAGAGCAACTAGTGTTTCTTGATGTAATCAAAGCCTTAACAATAAATACATCTTTTAAGAACAACGATATAGGACTAACTTCTGGTTATAGAATAGGAGGCTGTTGATTGTCTGTTGGGAAACTCAAATGAAGTTCAGCAATTGGGAACTGTGTTTATGAGTTCACTTTGTCTCCATAGTCTTTTTATTAGATATATCCATCTAGGCTGTCAATGAAGAATCTACCCTTGTGTCTCTTCTTATAAAACAAATTAGAAAAGGAAATAATatataagaaatatcacataCGTACATAGCATTGAGTCTCAATAGCCCGCGCCCGAAGAAGAATTTCCCAATGTGCCTCCCCTGTTACCTTTGTGAAAGCTGATGGCACCAACAGAATCTTTGCAGACaattatcagaaaaaaaaaattggagattTTCAGGATTTATGTACTTAATAGAAATAAAAATCCATGAAAGAACTCCTGTATCCTAACATTACAACAAAAACCTGTGCATGGTGTTGAAAACGCAGCTGTTGATAAAGCTCTGGAAATCTCAAGTCATAACAGACAGTAAGACCAAGGAGCCCAACAGGGCTCTCCGCCACTACAATAGATTCACCTGGTAATTAGAATGTCAGTATCGATCACCAAGAAAATTAAGGATTAATGAAGAAATTAACCATACTAGAGGTATAAAGCTTCAATTTAGACATTTAGGTTTGCCTGAAAACAAACATAAACATCACATGTTTTCTCTAGTCCTAGAAAACAAATGCAATTATCTTGAAAAGTTGATAGTTCAAATTGGTATAGCTAGATGAACAAAGTAATAGAGATGACGAAGGATATCAAGTATATCTCCTATTTAGGTATCTTGTTGTGTTATGTCATTAAGTCAAAATTGTTTTTGCACAAGCATCTTCAATAGCAAGCATCCTCAAAAGTTATGGTCAATAAATGAtacaaggaaagaaaaaaagagaaggtccaagtttcacaatatggcatattaaccaTTGACATCAAGGACACCTCTAGATATTACTCATGGTGTCGACCTCTCTCAACTGCTAAAGCTTTGCCTCGTTAGTTAGGGTTAAACATGAGCTATATTGGTTACAAAGTACCTTCATCTTCATCCATCTTCCAGCTATTCTTGTTCTCTACCTTATCCACATCCTCCCCCCTTTAATTGATCCTCTCAACAATATCCTCCTCTATTTATAATCAAGAGAAGCTTAGATAACGATTCATCAACCATTGCTACCCACCAATCACAACATCCTCTGTAATAAGCTTGTGATACACTACGAGCTTTAAATACCAAGGGGGCTTTTGGTATTTGGACAGAGATGGCGGTTGCATCAGCTTTGTTTCTTGGGATGGGCAAATAAATTTTTCTCCTGTCTCCTCCCATATATGAAATTAAGATTGTACAGGATATAAATGTTCGATGAGTCCCACTGTGTCTAtctttttatctatttatttattttaaatgggatctgtatttttatttatttatttattttaaatagggACTGCATGAATGCGTACCCCCACTATCACAAATTATGACATCCATTCTCCTACTTGGAGAGATGGAAAACCAACACCCCTCCCACATGCAATGGAGGTTGCAGGCCCTGACCCTGGGCCTTCTTGATCACACGATGACCACACCCAGGTAAGTCACTGTATCTATATGTAAAATGGCTATCCACCACAACTACAGAAGTGTTGAGTTGTCAAAGTTCAAACCTGCAGCTGTGGAATCACTCTCCTTGTATACCATACTGCCAGGGACATCCACATCAAACCTCAAGATGATAAAAATGAAGTCAGCAGTCAGATTTCATTATCTTATAAGTAGGCGAGCAACAAGTCGCCACTAAGAGATTAGACCCAGGAAATGTAAAGTTTTGCAACTTCAATTCAAGAGAATTACAAATCATAGTGAAGTAACTGTTTAATTTTTCACTATCAAACTGAAAATAAAGACATTTTCCAACAGCCAATGCTACTACTGTAATGAAAAAAGCATACCATGAAGCAATCAGATCTTACAAGTGTATTTTACGGTATGTTTTTCTGATATTTCCAGAAGAATCAAGCAAAACATGGGTGTTATACAGATGGGAATCATCAGGTCCTTTCTCTTGAAATCCTCCAAGTGACAGCCAAATATTTGATTCTCTGTTGCATCCATCAAGACAATCAGGCTAAAGCACAACCCTTTTCAAGCTTTAAAATTCAAGACAACAAGAAAAGATAGAACCAAGAGGGAAAAGAACAAAATATCTattgaaatattatatttatacaaCTGATTGAATGGTTAATGAACATCAATTATGCTGAGTAGAAAATAAGCATGGCTGAAAAGATCCTTGGAGGACGCTCATGGAAGAAAATATCACGATCCCAAGGGTAAAATATGGTAGATATCAGCTGAAATGCATCTAAACTATTACTACTTTTGAGAACACAGTTCCATAATGGGAAAACTCTTGCCTATATGCATATCAGATCATCTATTCACAAACTACAGAGATACCAGATAAAATGATTCCAAATTTTTAGCAGCCAGAAACATGGACAAATCACAAATTCGTTAGGCAAAGTAGTGAAAATTTAATATAAAGCTTTAGTTTTATTTGTATAGTTAACTAGCAGGCACCCACATATCAACAGAGACTACCAACAACGACCATGTGTATGAATAGGCAACTAACATTTTGGGAGTAGCAAAAAAAGTATCTCCATCAGGATGAAACAGATAAGTACTTACTCATAAAAGTATATTACAAATCCTATTTTACGCAAATAGGCACCATAGAAATGCTAAAAATGCATAATGAAGGCAGCTACCTTTGCACATAAATCCATGCAGAAATGAACATGGAGGTAGATATAAATATACAAAAAATCCAGTGAATACATGCATGAACTTCATAAGATACATCTAAATATGGAAATAccgatacataaacatccatgtgCATAAACCACCGATTCTATTTTATTGGGACTCTGGTATATGGATACAGGTCCAAGTGTTTCGCATGGTTGTTGTTCTAAATCTATATATGGGAAACAGTGGAAAGAAGTCCCAAGTGGCAGCATTCAaatgttaaaaataatataagccATAAGTAACATTGTCCGTTGTtttgatatattaatattttaaatattttttacacATAATAGAGTAAAATTTTACTATGTTAGAAACTTTTTTAAGCTAATTTGGTGctataaattaaaacaaaattttaattttcatgaAATACAAAGGACAAAGAATGTTTAGATACCCCAACTCCATTAtttgtcttctttctttttctttttcttttttattttacccTCTCTTTGCTCATTTCATGTGGGGTGTCAAACCCTCTGTTAAGTTTCAGATATTAGATATACTTCTTAGATAGATAACCTGAATCATATCATTTTGTCGCTCAATAGCTTCCTAATCAATGCCCAGCATCAAAGAAAGATCAAATAGAAACCTTAGCCATATTGCAATAAATTTAAAACTCAAGATAGAGCAAATAGGTCTCATGTTCAGTGAATTTGAGGCCTCTTAATTACAAGCATGAAAAATAAATCTGCTCAAATTAACTATCTTTGTAGATTTACCAAAGTTAAACAATTTAGATATAGCAATTTTATCACCAGCAGGTGTTTGTCTGAGAAAACAAATTGGTTATTCATAAGGTGGCTATCATTTGgtgaaaaaatcaacaaagagaCATGTGAAAAACAACTAGCATTTCACCGTGCAAGTGAGGAGTATCTCTGCATTATTGGCCCATCTAAAGGTTGAGCTATTTTAAGAGACTCTCCATCCTTGGCAGCTACAAAGGAAAAGCTCTCAGGAAGACAAAGCAAATTCACTCCAGCAGCAGCAGCCTCCTATATACCATTTGCAATTTATCACATGTTAGAATTGAAGCACATTAATTTTTGCTATGGACACTGCGACATAAAGACATAAAATATGAGCAAGCGGGCAATAACTCCCACATACTCCAATTTGAGCAAAGCAGTGAAAttttaacaaaaccaaaaaaTGACATgggaaataaaatataaaattatatttagaaaACCAAAAATAGCATATGCGATTGTCACAGTTCAACAACTCTTTAGATACAATTTATAACCTTGAGACAGAGCAACCATCCTGCATGCATATGAAGGCCAAAATTAAAGGATTGATTACAAGAACCAGTCTTTGGGATAGCAAAAATCCATTTAATTTGAGTCATAGATTTCTTTTTTGATCAGTAATTTTGTCGCACTCATCACTGATTTTGACTTAGGATAATTATCTTGAGCCAAAGCCATTTGGTTGGCATGATTCAACCTGTTTAGATGACCCACTGATCACAAAGGTCAAGAGATCTTTTAACATGATCTAAccctgatttttctttttttgagaaACATTGTAAAAACAATATCGTCACCTACCATCCGACATGACAAGCACCTTTCATGAATTCAAAACCTGGACCTCTTACACAAGCTAGAACATCAACAACGTGAAACCTTTAGGGTTTCCGGACACTAGACAATCTACCCCGTCAGAACAGTCACGATGAAGTTTTTCTAGTAGCATCACCAACATCCAACATAAGAATCGGATTCTAAAGAGTAAAAACGGAGAACTTAGGTCCGAAGAGAGTATGGAGATATATAGAGGGCGGCAAAGGGGGTTGCCTTGACGAGACGAGAGCAAGTGTTGTAATTGGCTTCGAGGTCGTTGGTGGAGGTCATCTGGGCCACGCCCACCCGCAGTGGCGAAGCCGCCATGGAGCAGCGGGCGGAGACGGCAGCTGGGGTGGCGGAAGGGCAGCGGAACACGGGAGCTCGGGCGAGATTTTTTGGTGCGAACCGAAGGGAGAAGGCCATAAGAATGCTGAGGTAAACTAACACCAAATTAGAAGCTTTTAATCGTGGATTGTGACTCTCCTACTCCTGCGGTAATTTCACCACCCGATCATGACTCATAAATTAATCGGGGTTGTTTCATGAATTGATCAGATTCGAACCGAAGGGAGAAGGCGGTGATTGTACCATCCGATCACGATTCCTGAGTCACTTGGGCGGTTTGTGCATTCTGATACTACCATCCGATCATGGTCGGAAATTAATTGGGGTTTATGGGTTCCGTTACTTGTACGGTTAGTTTACCACACATCATGAGACATATGGATACGGGCTGGCATGGGAAGCCTCTCAATTAGGGTAGCGAACGGATGAGATTTATCTATTGACTTAGTTGATAAAAATCTCGATCGTTGATCACAACATTGATCAACTGGAATCGGCATCAAGCTAATTCAAACCGGAATAGACCCAACATTGAGCAACCGGACCAGGATCGAGTCAGTTCAAACCGGAATCGACCCAATAAATGCGGACCACGGTCATCGGCCCGAAAATTGTGATAAGGGATTACAAGGGACGAGATCAAACCGGAATCGGCCCGACAATTGAGTCCAAGCGGACCACGGTCGATGCAATTCAAACGGGAATCGACCCAACTAGTTGGCTAACCAAGAGTCGAGGCCGTGAAACGAATATATTATAGGTAAaacataattcaaataaaaactaattccgttgccgggactcgaacccgggtctctcgggtgagagccgagtatcctaaccaactagactacaacggatgttgaaatactataataattatatataatatttcgaAAAAATCGATTTGATTGATTTATAATAGGTATGAATAGTCAATTTCacctaaatataaatatgtcTCAATAATAGTTATTAGTCTGCCTAAACCCCATTTCAAACTCTTACATGGTTATTAAAGTTGATTTAAATCAAGAAAGATATGTTATAGTTattaatctatttatgtcattttctaATGGTTTAAGCTAGTTATTAATCAATTTTTTTCATCGGACTTATCACTGTTTTTATCATCTCATCACCTTTTGTTACCTTCGTGCCCTTCTACTCGGCACGAGGTTGGTTGACcaaccttatttttattttttaaaagaaaaatcga
This Musa acuminata AAA Group cultivar baxijiao chromosome BXJ1-2, Cavendish_Baxijiao_AAA, whole genome shotgun sequence DNA region includes the following protein-coding sequences:
- the LOC135609348 gene encoding deaminated glutathione amidase, chloroplastic/cytosolic-like isoform X1, translating into MAFSLRFAPKNLARAPVFRCPSATPAAVSARCSMAASPLRVGVAQMTSTNDLEANYNTCSRLVKEAAAAGVNLLCLPESFSFVAAKDGESLKIAQPLDGPIMQRYSSLARESNIWLSLGGFQEKGPDDSHLYNTHVLLDSSGNIRKTYRKIHLFDVDVPGSMVYKESDSTAAGESIVVAESPVGLLGLTVCYDLRFPELYQQLRFQHHAQILLVPSAFTKVTGEAHWEILLRARAIETQCYVVAAAQAGRHGEKRESYGDSLIIDPWGVVIARLPDRLATGVAVADIDLSRIDSVRRRMPIAQHQRIGSCLKTQSV
- the LOC135609348 gene encoding deaminated glutathione amidase, chloroplastic/cytosolic-like isoform X2, whose protein sequence is MAFSLRFAPKNLARAPVFRCPSATPAAVSARCSMAASPLRVGVAQMTSTNDLEANYNTCSRLVKEAAAAGVNLLCLPESFSFVAAKDGESLKIAQPLDGPIMQRYSSLARESNIWLSLGGFQEKGPDDSHLYNTHVLLDSSGNIRKTYRKIHFMVYKESDSTAAGESIVVAESPVGLLGLTVCYDLRFPELYQQLRFQHHAQILLVPSAFTKVTGEAHWEILLRARAIETQCYVVAAAQAGRHGEKRESYGDSLIIDPWGVVIARLPDRLATGVAVADIDLSRIDSVRRRMPIAQHQRIGSCLKTQSV